A portion of the Pectobacterium brasiliense genome contains these proteins:
- a CDS encoding GNAT family N-acetyltransferase, whose amino-acid sequence MKVRLAEPDEAEECWEIRNQAIRHGCKSSYEATIIAAWTPESMPEGYKRAIATNPFFVVVGLDNRPVATGFLDISCRSVEAIFTLPEYVGRGLGGMILDAIKDEARTRGYEQLTLSSTPNAHSFYQKHGFLFQQESLYQSTLTGSEMRCIDMVFKL is encoded by the coding sequence ATGAAAGTCAGACTTGCAGAACCTGATGAAGCAGAAGAATGTTGGGAGATCAGGAATCAGGCTATCCGCCATGGATGCAAGAGCAGCTATGAAGCGACAATTATTGCTGCATGGACACCAGAATCTATGCCGGAGGGATACAAGCGAGCTATTGCTACTAACCCTTTCTTTGTTGTTGTGGGTTTAGATAACAGACCGGTTGCTACGGGCTTTCTTGATATTTCTTGTCGCAGTGTTGAGGCTATTTTTACCTTGCCTGAGTATGTTGGGAGAGGATTGGGTGGAATGATTCTTGACGCTATAAAGGATGAAGCACGCACACGTGGTTATGAGCAATTAACATTATCCTCAACCCCTAATGCTCACTCTTTCTATCAAAAGCATGGTTTTTTGTTTCAGCAGGAAAGCTTATATCAATCCACTCTTACTGGGAGTGAGATGCGATGTATAGATATGGTTTTCAAATTATAG
- the gcvP gene encoding aminomethyl-transferring glycine dehydrogenase has translation MTQTLSQLEHDGAFIERHIGPSVSQQQHMLSVVGATSLDALIRQIVPVDIQLPSPPAVGEAVTEHEALAELKAIAGRNQRYKSYIGMGYSAVLMPPVILRNLLENPGWYTAYTPYQPEVSQGRLEALLNFQQVTQDLTGLDLASASLLDEATAAAEAMAMAKRISKLKQAERFFVADDVHPQTLDVVRTRAETFGFEIVVGKAEDALKDDAVFGVLLQQAGTTGELHDYSDLMAALKARKVVSCVASDIMALVLLTAPGKQGADIVFGSAQRFGVPMGYGGPHAAFFACRDEHKRAMPGRIIGVSRDAAGNTALRMAMQTREQHIRREKANSNICTSQVLLANIAGMYAVFHGPEGLKRIAGRIHRLTDILAAGLTQGGLLLRHRSWFDTLTIEVADKDAVLSRALSFGINLRSDLASAVGITLDEATTREDVLALFAVLLGDDHGLDIDALDTAIGQKAATIPAGLMRHDAILSHPVFNRYHSETEMMRYLHRLARKDLALNQAMIPLGSCTMKLNAAAEMLPITWPEFAELHPFCPTEQALGYRQMIEQLSGWLVQLTGYDAICMQPNSGAQGEYAGLLAIRRYHESRNEAGRNLCLIPSSAHGTNPASAQMAGMDVVVVACDKQGNIDLHDLREKAQAAGEQLSCIMVTYPSTHGVYEETIREVCQIVHQYGGQVYLDGANMNAQVGITTPGYIGADVSHLNLHKTFCIPHGGGGPGMGPIGVKAHLAPFVPGHQVVKIEGVLTEQGAVSAAPFGSASILPISWMYIRMMGAEGLKQASQMAILNANYIATRLQQAYPVLYTGRDGRVAHECILDIRPLKESTGISEMDIAKRLIDYGFHAPTMSFPVAGTLMVEPTESESQVEIDRFIDAMLAIRAEINRVVQGEWPLDDNPLVNAPHTQAELVADWTHPYSRELAVFPAGSEHKYWPSVKRLDDVYGDRNLFCSCVPMSDYA, from the coding sequence ATGACCCAGACACTCAGTCAACTCGAACATGACGGCGCGTTTATCGAGCGCCATATCGGTCCTTCCGTCAGCCAACAGCAGCACATGCTGTCGGTGGTCGGCGCGACGTCGCTGGATGCGCTGATCCGCCAGATTGTCCCGGTGGACATTCAATTGCCCAGCCCGCCTGCGGTGGGAGAGGCGGTGACGGAACATGAAGCGTTAGCTGAGCTGAAGGCCATTGCAGGACGCAATCAACGTTATAAAAGCTACATTGGCATGGGCTACAGCGCGGTGCTGATGCCGCCGGTGATTTTACGCAACCTGCTGGAAAACCCAGGCTGGTACACCGCCTATACGCCGTATCAGCCGGAAGTCTCTCAGGGGCGTCTTGAAGCGCTGCTGAATTTCCAGCAGGTCACGCAGGATTTAACCGGTCTGGACTTGGCCTCTGCCTCGCTGCTGGATGAAGCAACCGCAGCGGCGGAAGCGATGGCGATGGCGAAGCGCATCAGCAAACTCAAACAGGCCGAACGCTTCTTCGTCGCCGACGACGTGCATCCGCAAACGCTGGACGTGGTGCGTACCCGTGCGGAAACTTTCGGTTTTGAAATTGTTGTCGGTAAGGCGGAAGACGCGTTGAAAGACGATGCGGTGTTTGGTGTTTTGCTGCAACAGGCAGGGACGACCGGCGAACTGCACGATTACAGCGACCTGATGGCCGCTCTGAAAGCACGCAAGGTCGTCAGCTGCGTGGCGTCGGACATCATGGCGCTGGTATTGCTGACTGCGCCGGGCAAGCAGGGGGCGGATATCGTCTTCGGTTCCGCACAGCGCTTTGGCGTGCCGATGGGCTACGGTGGGCCACACGCGGCGTTCTTCGCCTGCCGTGATGAACATAAACGTGCTATGCCGGGACGTATTATCGGCGTGTCGCGCGATGCGGCAGGCAACACCGCGCTGCGCATGGCGATGCAGACGCGTGAACAGCACATTCGCCGCGAGAAGGCGAACTCCAATATTTGTACCTCGCAGGTGTTGCTGGCCAACATTGCGGGGATGTATGCGGTATTCCACGGGCCGGAAGGGCTCAAACGTATTGCTGGGCGCATCCACCGTCTGACCGATATTCTGGCGGCGGGATTAACGCAGGGCGGGCTGCTGCTGCGCCATCGCAGCTGGTTCGACACGCTGACTATCGAAGTCGCGGACAAAGACGCGGTGCTGAGCCGGGCATTAAGTTTTGGCATCAACTTGCGTAGCGATTTGGCGAGTGCGGTAGGCATCACGCTGGATGAAGCGACCACGCGTGAAGATGTGCTGGCGCTGTTTGCCGTGCTGTTAGGCGACGATCACGGGTTGGATATCGATGCGCTTGATACGGCCATCGGCCAGAAAGCGGCCACGATCCCTGCCGGACTGATGCGCCACGACGCGATCCTCTCGCATCCGGTGTTCAACCGCTATCACAGCGAAACCGAGATGATGCGCTATCTGCACCGTCTGGCGCGTAAGGATCTGGCGCTGAATCAGGCGATGATCCCGCTCGGTTCCTGCACCATGAAGCTCAACGCGGCGGCGGAAATGCTGCCGATTACCTGGCCGGAATTTGCCGAGCTGCATCCATTCTGCCCGACGGAACAGGCGCTGGGCTATCGCCAGATGATCGAACAGCTATCGGGCTGGTTGGTGCAACTGACGGGCTATGACGCGATTTGTATGCAGCCCAACTCAGGCGCACAGGGTGAATACGCGGGGCTGCTGGCGATCCGTCGCTATCATGAAAGTCGCAATGAAGCTGGTCGCAATCTCTGTCTGATTCCTAGCTCCGCCCATGGCACGAACCCAGCATCGGCGCAGATGGCGGGGATGGACGTGGTGGTGGTCGCCTGTGACAAGCAGGGCAATATCGATCTGCACGATCTGCGTGAGAAAGCGCAGGCGGCGGGCGAACAGCTTTCCTGCATCATGGTGACCTATCCATCCACTCACGGCGTCTATGAAGAGACGATCCGCGAAGTGTGCCAGATCGTGCATCAATACGGCGGTCAGGTATATCTGGACGGCGCGAATATGAATGCGCAGGTTGGCATCACGACGCCGGGTTACATTGGCGCTGATGTCTCGCACCTGAACTTGCATAAAACGTTCTGTATTCCGCACGGCGGCGGCGGACCGGGCATGGGGCCGATTGGCGTGAAAGCGCATCTGGCACCGTTTGTGCCGGGTCATCAAGTGGTAAAAATCGAGGGTGTGCTGACGGAACAAGGCGCGGTCTCTGCGGCACCGTTCGGCAGTGCTTCTATCCTGCCGATTAGCTGGATGTATATCCGCATGATGGGCGCGGAAGGGCTGAAACAGGCTAGTCAGATGGCGATCCTGAACGCCAACTATATCGCGACGCGCTTACAGCAGGCGTATCCGGTACTCTACACCGGCCGTGACGGTCGCGTGGCGCACGAATGTATTCTGGATATTCGTCCGCTCAAAGAGAGTACGGGTATCAGCGAGATGGATATCGCCAAGCGCCTGATCGACTACGGTTTCCATGCGCCGACCATGTCATTCCCGGTCGCGGGCACGCTGATGGTGGAACCAACGGAATCGGAAAGTCAGGTAGAGATCGATCGCTTTATTGATGCGATGCTGGCGATCCGCGCCGAAATCAACCGCGTCGTGCAGGGCGAATGGCCGCTGGATGACAATCCGTTGGTCAACGCACCGCACACGCAGGCGGAGCTGGTGGCTGATTGGACGCACCCGTATAGCCGCGAACTGGCGGTCTTCCCGGCAGGCAGTGAACACAAATACTGGCCGAGCGTGAAGCGTCTGGACGATGTGTACGGCGACCGTAACCTGTTCTGCTCGTGTGTGCCGATGAGCGATTATGCGTAA
- the gcvH gene encoding glycine cleavage system protein GcvH, which yields MSNVPVELKYTTSHEWVLHEGDGIYSVGITEHAQELLGDMVFIDLPEVGTVVAAGDDCAVAESVKAASDIYAPISGEIVEVNDDLESSPELVNSAPYTDGWLFRIRISDESDLDELLDAEGYQASLEEDE from the coding sequence ATGAGCAACGTACCAGTAGAATTAAAATACACCACATCGCACGAATGGGTGCTACACGAGGGCGACGGTATCTACAGCGTGGGCATTACCGAACACGCGCAGGAGCTTCTGGGTGACATGGTCTTTATCGATTTACCTGAAGTGGGCACGGTCGTCGCCGCAGGTGATGACTGCGCGGTGGCGGAGTCGGTAAAAGCGGCATCGGATATTTATGCGCCCATCAGCGGTGAGATCGTGGAAGTTAACGACGATCTGGAATCCTCCCCTGAGCTGGTCAACAGCGCACCTTATACCGATGGTTGGCTGTTCCGCATCAGAATTTCTGATGAGTCTGATTTGGACGAACTGCTTGATGCCGAAGGCTATCAGGCGTCGTTAGAAGAAGACGAGTAG
- the gcvT gene encoding glycine cleavage system aminomethyltransferase GcvT, whose translation MAKQTPLYQQHLADGAKMVDFHGWMMPLHYGSQLDEHHIVRREAGIFDVSHMTIVDLHGVRTREFLRYLLANDVAKLTQPGKALYTGMLNASGGVIDDLIVYFLTEDHFRLVVNSATREKDLAWIGQHAAPFGVEIRERDDLALVAVQGPQAQEKVQEILKAKGLSDADVAAVASMKPFFGKQAGDFFVATTGYTGEAGYEIALPNEQVVDFWQQLLAAGVKPCGLGARDTLRLEAGMNLYGQDMDEGISPLAANMGWTIAWQPEDREFIGREALVHQREKGTDQLVGLVLTEKGVLRNDLPVRFTDSDGVMREGVITSGSFSPTLGVSIALARVPVGIGEQAIVQIRNRELPVHVTKPGFVRAGKAIVQY comes from the coding sequence ATGGCAAAGCAGACCCCGTTGTACCAACAACATCTGGCCGATGGCGCCAAAATGGTGGATTTTCACGGCTGGATGATGCCGCTGCATTACGGTTCCCAACTGGATGAGCACCACATTGTGCGTCGGGAAGCCGGCATTTTTGATGTTTCCCACATGACCATCGTCGATTTGCACGGCGTGAGAACGCGTGAATTTCTGCGCTATCTGCTGGCGAATGATGTCGCCAAACTCACACAGCCGGGCAAAGCGCTTTATACCGGCATGCTGAATGCCTCCGGCGGTGTCATCGACGATCTGATTGTTTATTTTCTCACGGAAGACCATTTCCGGCTGGTCGTGAACTCCGCGACCCGTGAAAAAGATCTCGCTTGGATCGGGCAGCACGCTGCACCGTTCGGGGTTGAAATCCGTGAGCGCGACGACCTAGCGCTGGTCGCGGTACAAGGTCCGCAGGCGCAGGAAAAAGTGCAAGAAATCCTGAAGGCAAAAGGCCTGAGTGATGCAGATGTGGCTGCTGTTGCCAGCATGAAGCCGTTTTTTGGCAAGCAGGCGGGCGACTTCTTCGTGGCCACAACAGGTTATACGGGCGAAGCCGGTTATGAAATCGCGCTGCCGAATGAGCAGGTGGTTGATTTCTGGCAACAGCTGCTGGCAGCTGGCGTGAAGCCATGCGGACTGGGCGCACGCGATACGCTACGGCTTGAAGCGGGGATGAACCTGTACGGTCAGGATATGGATGAGGGTATTTCGCCGCTGGCCGCCAATATGGGCTGGACAATCGCCTGGCAGCCGGAGGATCGCGAGTTTATCGGGCGTGAAGCATTAGTGCATCAGCGTGAAAAAGGGACCGATCAACTGGTTGGTTTAGTGCTGACGGAAAAAGGCGTATTGCGCAATGATTTACCTGTGCGCTTTACTGATAGTGATGGCGTGATGCGAGAAGGGGTCATCACCAGCGGATCGTTCTCGCCGACGCTTGGCGTGAGCATCGCGCTGGCGCGTGTTCCGGTGGGGATTGGTGAGCAGGCGATTGTGCAGATTCGTAACCGCGAACTGCCTGTCCACGTGACCAAACCCGGCTTTGTCCGCGCCGGAAAAGCCATCGTTCAGTATTGA
- the fucO gene encoding lactaldehyde reductase encodes MANRMILNETSYFGAGAIAHIVDEVKRRGFKKALLVTDKDLVKFGVATNVTAKLDAAGLPYDIYDEVIPNPTIAVVERGVERFKASQADYLIAVGGGSPQDTCKAIGIIINNPEFADVRSLEGVAATRRAAVPIIAIPTTSGTAAEVTINYVITDEEKRRKFVCVDPHDIPIVAIVDPDMMMSMPASLKAATGIDALTHAIEGFTTKAAWELTDTLHLKAIEIISRSLRDSVAGKPKGVEEMALGQYIAGMGFSNVGLGLVHGMAHPLGAFYNTPHGVANAILLPHIMAYNADYTGEKFRDIAVAMGVKGAAEMPIAHVREAAINAVRQLSHDVDIPPRLRDVGVREEDIPALAQAAFDDVCTGGNPRDTNIDEIKALYQSIY; translated from the coding sequence ATGGCTAACAGAATGATCCTTAACGAAACGTCCTACTTTGGCGCGGGCGCGATTGCCCACATTGTCGATGAAGTGAAGCGGCGAGGGTTCAAAAAAGCGCTATTGGTGACGGACAAGGATTTGGTTAAATTTGGCGTCGCGACCAATGTCACGGCGAAGCTGGATGCGGCAGGCTTACCCTACGATATCTACGATGAGGTGATTCCCAACCCAACCATCGCCGTGGTGGAAAGGGGCGTCGAGCGCTTCAAGGCATCACAGGCCGATTATCTGATCGCGGTTGGCGGCGGCTCACCGCAGGATACCTGTAAGGCTATCGGGATTATTATCAATAACCCTGAATTCGCCGATGTCCGCAGTCTGGAAGGCGTTGCCGCCACCCGACGCGCTGCCGTTCCGATTATCGCGATCCCAACCACCTCCGGCACGGCAGCAGAAGTCACCATCAACTACGTCATCACCGATGAAGAAAAACGCCGCAAATTCGTGTGCGTCGATCCGCACGACATCCCGATTGTCGCCATCGTCGATCCCGACATGATGATGAGCATGCCTGCCTCGCTGAAAGCCGCTACGGGGATTGACGCCCTGACGCACGCCATTGAAGGCTTCACCACCAAAGCCGCCTGGGAACTGACCGATACGCTGCACCTGAAAGCGATTGAAATTATCAGCCGTTCACTGCGCGATTCCGTCGCCGGGAAGCCGAAAGGCGTGGAAGAGATGGCGCTGGGGCAATACATCGCTGGCATGGGGTTCTCGAACGTCGGACTTGGGCTGGTACACGGCATGGCGCATCCGCTCGGCGCGTTTTACAACACCCCGCACGGCGTTGCTAACGCGATCCTGTTGCCGCATATCATGGCCTACAACGCGGATTATACGGGTGAAAAATTCCGAGACATCGCCGTGGCAATGGGGGTAAAAGGCGCGGCTGAGATGCCGATAGCCCACGTGCGGGAAGCTGCGATTAACGCCGTGCGACAGCTTTCCCACGATGTGGATATTCCACCGAGGCTGCGCGATGTCGGAGTAAGAGAAGAGGATATTCCGGCATTGGCGCAGGCTGCCTTTGACGATGTGTGCACCGGCGGCAACCCGCGCGATACGAATATCGATGAGATTAAAGCGCTGTATCAGTCGATTTATTGA
- a CDS encoding alpha/beta hydrolase, with protein sequence MLKSVRRLIRRGLIVIGIIAMTLLAIRVYDTQSGPPLAPWHTYVPDELSVDVLDKSDWSAYLKQEALIFQQVNQHVTQELDEDEQRPVNRYFSGSPVYPGKFQHDWNRSYELSPEGELKGAVVMLHGLTDSPYSLRHIAERYRQRGFFVVGIRLPAHGTVPGALTDVQWEDWLAATRLAVREATSHLTVQQGQKLPLHIVGFSNGGALALKYTLDTLDNPALARPDRLILISPMIGITSYARFAGLAGLPAIFPAFAKSAWLGILPEFNPFKYNSFPVNGARQSWLLTHELQSQLSRKAQANALVDLPPVLTFQSVMDFTVSTRAVITAFYNLLPANGSQLVLFDVNRTVNFGPLLRESTNGAVSQLLPATPRHYDTTVISNAAPNSSHAVAFDVAAGTMQEQTRELGMDYPSDVYSLSHVSLPFPDSDSLYGRFSQNPTEFGLPLGKITPRGERSALVVDLDTLLRLSSNPFYPYLIQRIEEKIPR encoded by the coding sequence ATGCTGAAATCTGTACGGCGACTCATCAGACGCGGCCTTATCGTCATCGGCATTATCGCGATGACGCTGTTGGCTATTCGTGTTTATGATACGCAAAGTGGGCCGCCGCTTGCGCCTTGGCACACCTATGTGCCGGATGAATTGTCGGTTGATGTGCTGGATAAAAGCGACTGGTCTGCGTATTTAAAGCAGGAAGCGCTCATCTTTCAGCAGGTCAATCAACATGTCACGCAGGAACTGGATGAGGATGAACAGCGTCCGGTTAACCGCTATTTTTCGGGTAGCCCGGTTTATCCTGGGAAATTCCAGCATGACTGGAACCGATCCTATGAACTATCGCCAGAAGGGGAACTGAAAGGCGCGGTGGTGATGTTGCACGGCCTGACCGATTCCCCCTACAGTTTGCGACATATCGCGGAACGCTACCGTCAGCGTGGTTTTTTCGTTGTTGGAATTCGTCTGCCTGCGCACGGGACGGTGCCGGGGGCGCTGACCGATGTGCAATGGGAAGATTGGCTGGCAGCCACGCGTCTGGCGGTACGTGAGGCGACATCGCACCTGACGGTACAACAGGGCCAAAAGCTGCCGCTGCATATCGTCGGTTTTTCCAACGGCGGGGCGCTGGCGCTGAAGTACACGCTGGATACGTTGGATAACCCTGCGCTGGCGCGTCCCGATCGGCTTATCCTTATTTCCCCTATGATCGGCATCACCAGCTACGCACGCTTTGCGGGGCTGGCAGGGCTACCGGCTATCTTTCCTGCCTTTGCCAAGTCTGCCTGGTTGGGCATCTTGCCGGAATTTAATCCCTTCAAGTACAACTCATTTCCGGTAAATGGTGCGCGGCAATCTTGGTTGTTAACCCATGAGCTTCAGAGTCAGTTAAGCCGGAAAGCACAAGCGAATGCGTTGGTTGATTTACCGCCAGTGCTGACGTTCCAATCGGTGATGGATTTCACCGTTAGCACGCGTGCGGTCATTACGGCGTTCTATAACTTGCTGCCAGCGAACGGGAGTCAGTTGGTTCTCTTTGATGTCAATCGTACCGTCAATTTTGGCCCGCTTCTGCGTGAATCGACGAATGGTGCTGTTAGCCAGCTGTTGCCCGCCACACCACGCCATTATGATACAACGGTGATTTCTAACGCTGCGCCGAACAGTTCTCATGCCGTGGCGTTTGATGTTGCAGCGGGGACGATGCAGGAACAGACTCGCGAGCTGGGGATGGACTATCCATCGGATGTGTATTCGTTATCGCACGTATCGCTGCCGTTCCCAGATTCGGATTCGCTGTATGGCCGTTTCTCACAGAATCCCACCGAGTTTGGATTACCGCTGGGAAAAATTACTCCCAGAGGAGAGCGCTCCGCGCTGGTGGTCGATCTGGATACACTGCTGCGCCTGTCTTCTAACCCGTTTTATCCCTACTTGATTCAGCGTATTGAAGAGAAGATCCCACGATAG
- the alsS gene encoding acetolactate synthase AlsS — MEKSTEQQSWSSGAELIVKHLEAQGVKHIFGIPGAKIDRVFDELEDSTIQTIPVRHEANGAFMAAAIGRLTGKAGVTLVTSGPGCSNLVTGLATATAEGDAVVALGGAVKRADKLKLTHQSLDTVSLFQPVSKFSAEITASSAISEVLANAFRAAESGRPGAAFVSLPQDIVNEPVISPVLACPNLPLLNGAPHSDVAEAAKRLRQAKNPVLLLGLMASQQENAQALRRFLHHSKLPVTSTYQAAGVIDQQQFDHFAGRVGLFNNQAGDKLLQQADVIVTVGYSPIEYDPVLWNSGKATLIHIDVLRAEIDSAYRPDIELLGNIAMTVDTLNACINEPFILSADTRLVLQDRQRQRHDLSTRAIDMAGFAIHPLRLVRAMQDIVNEDVTLCVDMGSFHIWLARYLYSFRARQILMTNGQQTMGVALPWAIAASLVQPGKKVVSVSGDGGFMQSSMELETAVRLKSNLLHIIWVDNGYNMVKIQQEHKYHRPAGVSFGPIDFKAYAEAFGAKGFAVESADELVSKLRQAMDVDGPAVIAIPVDYSDNHWLMENLNISVLI, encoded by the coding sequence ATGGAAAAGTCCACCGAACAGCAAAGCTGGAGTAGCGGAGCCGAGCTGATTGTAAAACACCTGGAAGCGCAGGGCGTGAAGCATATTTTTGGTATTCCCGGCGCAAAAATCGATCGCGTGTTTGATGAGCTGGAAGACTCAACGATCCAAACGATCCCCGTACGGCATGAAGCGAACGGCGCGTTTATGGCAGCGGCGATAGGGCGTCTCACGGGGAAAGCGGGGGTGACACTGGTGACATCCGGTCCCGGCTGTTCAAATTTAGTGACCGGGCTGGCAACGGCGACCGCAGAGGGAGATGCCGTTGTGGCGTTGGGCGGTGCGGTCAAGCGAGCAGATAAACTCAAGCTGACGCACCAGAGTCTAGACACCGTTAGCCTGTTTCAGCCAGTCAGTAAATTCAGTGCGGAAATCACGGCATCCAGTGCGATTTCTGAAGTGCTGGCGAATGCGTTCCGGGCGGCGGAAAGCGGGCGTCCGGGAGCGGCGTTTGTCAGCCTGCCGCAGGATATCGTCAATGAACCGGTTATTAGTCCAGTGCTGGCGTGTCCGAATTTGCCACTGCTAAATGGCGCACCACATAGTGATGTTGCCGAAGCCGCCAAGCGGCTGCGGCAGGCTAAAAATCCGGTGCTGCTGCTTGGATTAATGGCTAGCCAGCAGGAAAATGCGCAGGCGCTGCGTCGTTTCCTTCACCATAGCAAACTCCCTGTGACCAGCACGTATCAGGCTGCTGGTGTGATCGATCAGCAGCAGTTCGATCACTTTGCCGGACGTGTCGGATTATTCAACAATCAGGCCGGCGATAAGTTACTGCAACAGGCGGACGTGATCGTGACCGTGGGTTACAGCCCGATTGAGTACGATCCGGTTTTGTGGAATAGCGGTAAGGCAACGTTGATCCACATCGATGTGCTGCGGGCGGAGATCGACAGTGCGTATCGTCCTGACATTGAGCTGTTAGGGAATATCGCAATGACGGTGGACACGCTGAATGCCTGCATCAACGAGCCGTTTATCTTGTCTGCTGATACACGGCTCGTATTGCAGGATCGTCAGCGCCAGCGTCACGATCTCAGTACGCGCGCGATCGACATGGCGGGGTTTGCGATCCACCCTCTGCGTCTGGTGCGGGCGATGCAGGATATCGTGAATGAGGATGTCACGCTGTGCGTGGATATGGGGAGTTTCCATATCTGGCTAGCGCGTTACCTATACAGCTTCCGGGCGCGGCAGATTCTGATGACCAACGGCCAGCAGACGATGGGCGTGGCGCTACCGTGGGCGATCGCCGCATCGCTGGTGCAGCCCGGCAAAAAAGTGGTGTCCGTCTCCGGCGACGGCGGGTTTATGCAGTCCAGTATGGAGCTGGAAACGGCGGTGAGACTGAAAAGCAATCTCCTGCATATCATCTGGGTGGATAACGGCTACAACATGGTCAAAATCCAGCAAGAGCACAAATACCACCGCCCAGCGGGCGTGTCGTTTGGGCCGATTGACTTCAAGGCGTATGCGGAAGCATTTGGCGCGAAAGGGTTTGCGGTTGAATCCGCGGATGAACTGGTTAGCAAACTCCGTCAGGCGATGGACGTTGACGGCCCCGCAGTGATTGCGATCCCGGTTGATTATTCCGACAACCACTGGCTGATGGAGAATCTAAATATTAGCGTGTTGATCTAA
- the budA gene encoding acetolactate decarboxylase codes for MKTNIVDQSCEEAFASYAYDFRRQHAESVIYQTSLMSGLINGVYEGSRTMAELLEHGDFGLGTFNSLDGELVALNSQIFQLLSDGSARAAKPEQKTPFAVMTFFRPTETIRFDRWTSREDVHRQIDEIVGTDNLFCALRIDGNFRCVETRTVPRQCRPYKPMQEAVEGQPTFHFEHRSGSVIGFRSPAYTQGINVAGYHEHFITDDRQGGGHILNYDVDHGTLTFGVIAKLIIDLPQDREFLNADLSSENLNSVIKSVES; via the coding sequence ATGAAAACGAATATCGTTGATCAATCCTGTGAAGAAGCCTTTGCCAGCTACGCCTATGACTTTCGGCGACAGCATGCAGAAAGCGTTATTTATCAAACCTCATTAATGAGTGGACTAATAAATGGCGTATACGAAGGTAGCCGAACGATGGCTGAATTACTGGAGCATGGTGACTTTGGATTAGGAACATTTAATAGTTTGGATGGGGAACTGGTTGCCTTGAATAGCCAGATTTTCCAGCTGTTATCCGACGGTAGCGCACGGGCGGCGAAGCCGGAGCAGAAAACGCCGTTTGCGGTCATGACGTTCTTTCGCCCGACAGAAACGATCCGTTTTGATCGTTGGACCTCGCGTGAAGACGTGCATCGTCAGATCGATGAGATCGTGGGAACGGATAACCTGTTCTGCGCCTTGCGCATTGACGGGAATTTTCGCTGTGTTGAAACCCGTACCGTCCCCCGGCAGTGCCGACCTTATAAACCGATGCAGGAAGCGGTTGAAGGGCAACCAACATTTCATTTTGAACACCGTAGCGGCAGCGTTATTGGTTTTCGTAGTCCAGCTTACACTCAGGGAATAAATGTCGCGGGTTACCACGAACATTTCATTACTGACGATCGCCAGGGCGGCGGCCATATTCTGAATTATGACGTCGACCACGGCACGCTGACGTTTGGTGTGATTGCCAAACTGATCATCGATCTGCCTCAGGATCGGGAATTTCTCAATGCCGATCTGTCCTCAGAAAACCTCAACAGCGTCATCAAGTCAGTAGAGAGCTAG